From a region of the Aeoliella mucimassa genome:
- a CDS encoding serine/threonine protein kinase, protein MPASPEKSIFLEALEFTSATQREAYLAKACGADATLRESVEQLLAAHDRADNPLDHPAVQFSKGLLERLREDTVDYASEFEPLNTTIDAYRLLEQIGEGGFGIVYVAEQQSPIRRRVALKILKPGMDTREVIARFEAERQALALMDHPNIARVFDGGATSTGRPYFVMELVRGVPITTFCDQHQLSPTERLELFITVCRAVQHAHQKGVIHRDLKPSNVLVTLHDGAPVAKVIDFGVAKAIGQSMTDKTIYTRFTALIGTPLYMSPEQAEMTSQDVDTRSDIYSLGVILYELLTGSTPFDSQRFGSAGIDEVRRIIREEQPPIPSARLSTLGERLTTVSATRRSDPSRLPAIVRGDLDWIVMKAIDKDRTRRYETADALAEDVLRYLHVEPVHARPPSRSYLLRRFAKRHKVAITTATLVVASMMLGTGVSAWQALRATRERNEKELALLDAEDARQEAHDAYVQIDDFNKTLIRANTLLASADANTLAQQWAAASSDYDQAVTVQPQYYVGWLGRASFYVRLGLWDEASRDYQAALALGVEPTGPTWMGVAALFASEEDWETYLKMQQQYLRMIEKDQTVHLGDIRACLVTPLETDQAKLVLAATQKLTEQQEQRPPRPPHNDFFEDFMREFSSDGGHRREPPRKDRGGPPRDNQPHQFDLFHMPGAVSSYINGMAYLRTGDYAQAIEHLTQADNDPGWPGHGMCEPVLAMAYFRQGNLEEARNAMQRTNRAYDRWAEQMVSGELGNTPIPWFDWVEFLVLRREASLLIEGQLPAEDERLQNYQDYIRAVLSDEV, encoded by the coding sequence ATGCCAGCATCGCCTGAAAAGTCGATATTCCTCGAAGCACTCGAGTTCACCAGCGCCACGCAGCGCGAAGCCTATTTGGCAAAAGCGTGTGGTGCAGATGCGACGCTGCGCGAATCGGTGGAGCAATTGCTCGCAGCACACGACCGGGCCGACAACCCACTCGACCACCCTGCGGTTCAATTCTCGAAAGGGCTCCTGGAGCGACTTCGCGAAGATACAGTCGACTACGCTTCTGAATTTGAACCCTTGAATACCACCATCGATGCCTATCGATTGCTCGAACAAATCGGCGAAGGTGGGTTTGGTATCGTGTACGTTGCCGAGCAGCAATCTCCGATCCGGCGGCGGGTCGCACTCAAGATTCTCAAGCCTGGCATGGATACGCGCGAAGTGATCGCCCGCTTCGAAGCCGAGCGGCAAGCGCTCGCACTGATGGATCACCCCAACATCGCCAGGGTGTTCGATGGGGGAGCCACCTCGACCGGCCGGCCGTACTTCGTTATGGAGCTGGTGCGCGGGGTACCAATCACTACGTTTTGCGATCAGCACCAGCTGAGCCCTACCGAACGGCTTGAGTTGTTCATTACCGTCTGCCGGGCGGTGCAGCACGCTCACCAAAAAGGGGTGATTCACCGCGACCTGAAACCATCGAACGTACTCGTAACCCTGCACGATGGAGCCCCCGTTGCCAAGGTAATCGACTTCGGAGTCGCCAAGGCCATCGGTCAGAGCATGACCGACAAGACCATCTATACACGGTTCACGGCACTCATCGGCACTCCTTTGTACATGAGCCCGGAACAGGCGGAGATGACCAGCCAGGATGTCGACACGCGGAGCGACATCTACTCGCTGGGGGTCATTCTTTACGAACTGCTCACTGGCTCGACTCCATTCGACAGCCAGCGATTCGGCTCCGCAGGTATCGATGAAGTTCGGCGGATCATTCGCGAAGAGCAACCACCCATTCCGAGTGCTCGGCTGTCTACGCTCGGCGAGCGACTGACCACCGTCTCCGCAACCCGTCGCAGCGATCCTTCTCGACTTCCTGCTATCGTGCGGGGCGATCTGGACTGGATTGTGATGAAGGCAATCGACAAAGACCGCACTCGCCGCTATGAAACCGCCGATGCGCTGGCCGAAGACGTCCTCCGCTATTTGCACGTCGAGCCGGTGCATGCTCGCCCTCCCAGTCGAAGCTACCTGCTGCGTCGCTTCGCCAAACGCCATAAAGTCGCAATTACCACGGCCACGCTGGTAGTTGCTTCGATGATGCTCGGCACCGGCGTCAGCGCATGGCAAGCCTTGCGCGCGACGCGTGAGCGTAACGAGAAAGAGCTGGCGCTGCTCGATGCCGAGGACGCGCGGCAGGAAGCCCATGATGCTTATGTCCAGATTGATGATTTCAACAAAACACTGATTCGCGCGAACACGCTGCTCGCCAGCGCCGATGCCAACACACTGGCTCAGCAGTGGGCGGCCGCTAGCAGCGACTATGATCAAGCGGTAACCGTTCAACCGCAGTACTACGTGGGATGGCTCGGGCGGGCGTCGTTCTATGTCCGTCTTGGTCTTTGGGACGAAGCCTCACGCGACTACCAGGCGGCTCTCGCACTCGGGGTCGAGCCGACAGGACCAACTTGGATGGGTGTCGCTGCACTCTTTGCATCGGAAGAAGACTGGGAAACCTATCTCAAAATGCAGCAGCAGTACCTTCGGATGATCGAGAAGGACCAGACGGTTCACTTAGGCGACATTCGCGCCTGTTTGGTGACCCCTCTTGAGACCGATCAAGCGAAGCTAGTACTGGCAGCCACCCAAAAGTTAACGGAACAACAAGAGCAGCGTCCTCCACGGCCGCCGCACAATGATTTTTTCGAAGACTTCATGCGCGAATTTTCCTCCGATGGCGGGCATCGCCGCGAACCACCTCGCAAGGACCGGGGTGGCCCGCCGCGAGACAATCAACCGCATCAATTCGATCTATTCCACATGCCGGGTGCGGTAAGCTCTTACATAAACGGCATGGCCTACTTGCGAACTGGCGACTACGCCCAGGCGATCGAGCATTTGACACAAGCCGACAACGATCCAGGTTGGCCCGGCCATGGCATGTGCGAACCGGTTTTAGCGATGGCCTATTTTCGGCAAGGCAACTTGGAGGAAGCTCGCAACGCCATGCAACGCACGAATCGAGCTTACGATCGTTGGGCGGAACAAATGGTGTCGGGAGAATTGGGT